In one window of Sandaracinaceae bacterium DNA:
- a CDS encoding ADP-ribosylglycohydrolase family protein — protein MDRHDRVLGALFGVALGDALGLPFEGLSPRRIRRRYPGPDRHRLFGRTGVVSDDTEQMVLLAQALLASGGEDAATVSRFRRSMVGWFARLPFGIGGATLRACLRMAIGLRRPGVRSAGNGAAMRAGALGVMLVDDAARRRRLGRALATVTHTDERAVEGALYVSELSALCASPEARTRAALVSAAREVVRDPAILDAIDTAVRSAREPLDDAAAQLGTTGFIFHTVGLCTYVFLRFGEDPMSGIDACIRAGGDTDSHAAIVGGWLGALHGAAALPLPLVRRIQDGPFGPTHLERLAAAVVAGGPPPRWSWMYALARNLMLYPVILAHGFLRLLPW, from the coding sequence ATGGACAGACACGACCGTGTGCTCGGAGCGCTCTTCGGCGTGGCCCTCGGTGACGCCCTCGGGCTCCCGTTCGAGGGGCTCTCGCCCCGTCGCATCCGCCGCCGCTATCCGGGTCCGGACCGACACCGCCTCTTCGGGCGGACGGGCGTCGTCTCCGACGACACCGAACAGATGGTGCTGCTCGCGCAGGCGCTCCTCGCGTCTGGCGGTGAAGACGCGGCCACCGTCTCGCGGTTTCGGCGGTCCATGGTCGGGTGGTTCGCGCGGCTGCCCTTTGGCATCGGGGGCGCGACGCTGCGCGCCTGCCTGCGCATGGCGATCGGTCTGCGCAGGCCCGGGGTACGCTCGGCAGGGAACGGCGCCGCGATGCGTGCGGGCGCGCTGGGCGTGATGCTCGTGGACGACGCGGCCCGGCGACGCCGCCTGGGGCGAGCGCTGGCGACGGTCACGCACACGGACGAGCGCGCGGTCGAAGGCGCGCTCTACGTCAGCGAGCTGAGCGCGCTGTGCGCATCTCCCGAGGCCCGGACCCGCGCGGCGTTGGTCTCGGCTGCGCGCGAGGTGGTCCGGGACCCTGCGATCCTCGACGCCATCGACACCGCCGTTCGCAGCGCACGAGAGCCCCTGGACGACGCGGCAGCGCAGCTGGGCACCACCGGCTTCATCTTCCACACCGTCGGCCTATGCACCTACGTCTTCCTGCGCTTCGGGGAGGACCCCATGAGCGGCATCGACGCCTGCATTCGGGCCGGCGGGGACACGGACTCACACGCTGCGATCGTGGGTGGGTGGCTCGGCGCGCTGCATGGTGCCGCAGCCCTCCCGCTGCCGCTCGTGCGGCGCATTCAAGACGGCCCCTTCGGTCCGACGCACCTCGAACGCCTGGCTGCGGCGGTGGTGGCTGGGGGACCGCCGCCGCGTTGGTCGTGGATGTACGCGCTCGCTCGGAACCTCATGCTCTACCCCGTGATCCTCGCGCATGGCTTCTTGCGGCTGCTGCCTTGGTAG
- a CDS encoding glycosyltransferase has protein sequence MHSLLLPEAGSPGQVEQRALRVAARRLLAVTGTPGVVAAQKWFSAALRTDSSGALAILATPEVLEALLGEAVPEAVTLRRPEPRPGVRLDAPWPSLAAHVLRVGPGPGLGVAASGSPEDLTAAAVIARVRLVHAATPLAVAHARCRMGESMDVGAALGHCTALAVVAQIKGEESERAAAAFADLARGAEPTPAGEAHWRAIQAAVGVDRRRRLVCFDLDFDDFVYSEAVARSLVARAAAAGWAVDWVRPHPADVRRLEAELGEMPRVSFEGTEWWLRDVADVRPLAKLVDGADALFANVNAPEFAWLASVAPDVPWVMWARHLATQLWEQNHPPVHVARLHAWLMSLPFEFGMDRYTPHVHAQFWPMELDRLDHDRTAISGRVFTGGDSARDTDTLFAALDGLPLELVMVTSRPEEPRPNVVFPGRLSLIDFCRAIGESEIVVLPLVGMTRSVGLTVLALAMLMGRAIVSTETHCIRHHVVHDKEALLVPEGDVTALRAALLDLHGDADKRHRLGRAAKARAYRDFDVRELANAMFATLENELAASS, from the coding sequence ATGCACTCACTGCTACTGCCCGAAGCGGGCAGCCCCGGCCAGGTGGAGCAGCGCGCGCTGCGTGTGGCAGCGCGACGGCTCCTCGCCGTGACCGGCACACCAGGTGTGGTCGCCGCCCAGAAGTGGTTCTCCGCCGCGCTACGCACCGACAGCTCCGGCGCGCTCGCCATCCTGGCCACCCCCGAGGTGCTGGAGGCGTTGCTCGGCGAAGCGGTGCCCGAGGCGGTGACTCTGCGACGCCCCGAACCGAGGCCTGGCGTCCGCCTCGATGCCCCTTGGCCGTCGCTCGCGGCGCACGTGCTACGAGTGGGCCCTGGCCCTGGCCTGGGGGTCGCGGCCAGCGGCTCGCCGGAAGATCTCACGGCCGCAGCCGTGATCGCGCGCGTCAGGCTGGTGCACGCGGCGACACCCCTCGCGGTGGCGCACGCACGATGCCGCATGGGAGAGAGCATGGACGTTGGTGCGGCCCTCGGCCACTGCACCGCGCTGGCGGTCGTCGCGCAGATCAAGGGAGAGGAGAGCGAGAGGGCAGCCGCGGCGTTCGCCGACCTCGCGCGCGGAGCCGAGCCAACGCCCGCCGGAGAGGCTCACTGGCGGGCCATTCAGGCAGCGGTAGGCGTGGACAGACGCCGACGCCTGGTGTGCTTCGACCTGGACTTCGACGACTTCGTCTACTCGGAGGCGGTCGCGCGTTCGTTGGTGGCTCGCGCGGCGGCAGCCGGATGGGCGGTGGACTGGGTGCGTCCGCATCCAGCGGACGTGCGCCGCCTCGAGGCTGAGCTAGGCGAGATGCCTAGGGTGAGCTTCGAAGGAACGGAGTGGTGGCTGCGAGACGTCGCGGACGTGCGACCACTGGCGAAGCTGGTCGATGGCGCCGACGCGCTGTTCGCCAACGTCAACGCACCCGAGTTTGCGTGGCTCGCCAGCGTTGCGCCCGACGTGCCTTGGGTGATGTGGGCACGGCACCTCGCCACTCAGCTCTGGGAACAGAATCACCCGCCGGTCCACGTCGCGCGCCTACATGCGTGGCTCATGTCGCTACCGTTCGAGTTCGGGATGGACCGCTACACACCGCACGTCCATGCCCAGTTCTGGCCGATGGAGCTGGACAGGCTCGACCACGACCGCACCGCCATTTCTGGCAGGGTGTTCACGGGCGGGGACAGCGCACGGGACACCGACACGCTCTTCGCGGCGCTGGACGGTCTGCCGCTCGAACTCGTGATGGTGACGTCTCGGCCCGAGGAGCCGCGCCCGAACGTGGTCTTCCCTGGTCGCCTCTCGCTCATCGACTTTTGCCGGGCGATCGGAGAGTCCGAGATCGTCGTGCTCCCCTTGGTGGGAATGACGCGCTCCGTGGGGCTAACCGTGCTCGCGCTCGCGATGCTGATGGGGCGAGCCATCGTCTCCACAGAGACTCACTGCATCCGCCATCATGTCGTTCACGACAAAGAGGCGCTGTTGGTCCCCGAGGGCGACGTGACGGCCCTCCGCGCAGCGCTCCTCGACCTGCATGGTGACGCGGACAAGCGACACCGACTGGGCCGCGCCGCAAAAGCGCGCGCCTACCGAGACTTCGACGTGCGCGAGCTCGCCAATGCCATGTTCGCAACGCTCGAGAACGAACTGGCCGCCTCGAGCTGA
- a CDS encoding helix-turn-helix transcriptional regulator → MTRRSQPHDAPPHTGVRVSTRDVDGVELVFLDVPAPSRRGAVLDALTTAEREVAELVLDGCSNAEVADRRGTSARTVANQLAQIYRTLEVSSRAELCALLSERSSWPEDA, encoded by the coding sequence GTGACCCGCCGCAGCCAACCGCACGATGCACCGCCGCACACGGGGGTTCGCGTGTCGACGCGAGACGTCGATGGCGTGGAGCTGGTGTTCCTCGACGTCCCTGCGCCGTCGCGACGAGGCGCCGTGCTGGACGCGCTGACCACCGCGGAGCGCGAGGTGGCGGAGTTGGTGCTCGACGGGTGCTCCAACGCCGAGGTCGCGGACCGGCGCGGCACGTCGGCGCGCACCGTCGCGAACCAACTGGCGCAGATCTACCGCACGCTGGAGGTGAGCAGCCGCGCGGAGCTGTGCGCGCTGCTCTCGGAGCGCTCGTCGTGGCCGGAGGACGCGTGA
- a CDS encoding immunity 26/phosphotriesterase HocA family protein — protein MEPFELSARDRHNLGLQPVIPDWDRVDVDGVTVYFEGDVLRKYCKADARGYLEVDTQLPTRERRFVLPRTGRGKEKKLTASLLLVAERANGHWFQVTFGDDDRPPHVALLNTRNARGVPLFGFEQVRSLEALRGWLDEHDRRLTPAYRGELEAAASAPRQRLRYRPGDFFRVRVGYAHYAFGRVVAEVLALRKWGVLADEHVMSRLMTKPLVVRLYGEEHTTDEPALDALAATLMLEAEYVMDNQLFFGELPIVGHRPLEAHEVDFPLSHAIVRGTRDVQVSFGLCPLLRGPGREGLRDFGTGVGLLSAERSRQRIVECRAAPPYGAARGACRQEVLRAVGYEGPDQYAAFAEWAGGIAPEEYLRRLGAKRERAPRG, from the coding sequence ATGGAGCCCTTCGAGCTCAGCGCCCGCGACCGCCACAACCTCGGCCTGCAGCCGGTGATCCCCGACTGGGATCGCGTCGACGTCGACGGCGTGACCGTGTACTTCGAGGGGGACGTCCTGCGGAAGTACTGCAAGGCGGACGCGCGTGGCTACCTCGAGGTGGACACCCAGCTCCCCACGCGTGAGCGCCGGTTCGTGCTGCCACGCACCGGCCGCGGGAAGGAGAAGAAGCTCACCGCGAGCCTGCTCTTGGTCGCCGAGCGCGCGAACGGCCACTGGTTCCAGGTCACGTTCGGCGATGACGACCGGCCGCCGCACGTCGCGCTCCTGAACACGCGCAACGCGCGCGGTGTGCCGCTCTTCGGGTTCGAGCAGGTGCGGTCGCTCGAGGCGCTCCGCGGCTGGCTGGACGAGCACGACCGTCGGCTCACGCCCGCCTACCGAGGTGAGCTCGAGGCTGCGGCCAGCGCTCCCCGACAGCGCCTGCGCTATCGCCCCGGAGACTTCTTCCGTGTGCGCGTCGGATATGCGCACTACGCGTTCGGTCGGGTCGTCGCCGAGGTGCTCGCGCTCCGCAAGTGGGGCGTCCTCGCGGACGAGCATGTCATGAGTCGCTTGATGACGAAGCCGCTCGTGGTGCGCCTGTATGGCGAGGAGCATACGACCGACGAACCGGCGCTCGACGCGCTCGCGGCGACACTGATGCTCGAGGCCGAGTACGTGATGGACAACCAGCTCTTCTTCGGAGAGCTCCCCATCGTCGGGCACCGTCCGCTCGAGGCGCACGAGGTGGACTTCCCGCTCTCCCACGCGATCGTCCGCGGCACCCGCGACGTGCAGGTGTCCTTTGGGCTCTGCCCGCTCCTTCGAGGGCCGGGACGCGAGGGCTTGCGCGACTTCGGCACGGGAGTGGGCCTCCTGTCTGCCGAGCGCAGTCGGCAGCGCATCGTGGAGTGCCGTGCGGCCCCACCCTACGGGGCCGCACGGGGGGCGTGTCGCCAGGAGGTGCTGCGTGCCGTCGGGTACGAAGGACCCGATCAATATGCGGCCTTCGCCGAGTGGGCCGGGGGCATCGCGCCGGAGGAGTACCTGCGCCGCCTGGGAGCCAAACGAGAGCGCGCGCCGCGCGGTTGA
- a CDS encoding isoprenylcysteine carboxylmethyltransferase family protein: protein MFGFLYSVFAYVAFLASFGYLAFFANDLLVPFTVDSGQPGGAFSSVLVDVGLILLFGVQHSVMARDSFKRRITRVLPAHLERSTYVLASALALVVLYAGWQPVPGLVWHVETPALRVALYGLNALGWVGVPVASFLIDHFDLFGLKQAFAAWRKRSFSAKGFVTPVLYRHCRHPMMTALMVGLWAAPDLTVGHAVLSAGMTLYIVIGVHFEERALRRELGEAYAQYQQRTPKFVPRFGSPRAQTLTPAAQTD from the coding sequence ATGTTCGGTTTTCTCTACAGCGTCTTCGCCTACGTCGCGTTCCTCGCCAGCTTCGGCTACCTCGCCTTCTTCGCCAACGACCTGCTCGTGCCATTCACGGTCGACTCCGGGCAGCCAGGGGGTGCCTTCTCGTCGGTGCTCGTCGACGTCGGGCTCATCCTGCTCTTCGGTGTGCAGCACTCCGTGATGGCGCGCGACTCGTTCAAGCGGCGCATCACCCGCGTGCTGCCGGCGCACCTCGAGCGCTCCACCTACGTCCTCGCCTCGGCGCTCGCGCTGGTCGTGCTCTACGCGGGGTGGCAGCCCGTCCCGGGCCTCGTCTGGCACGTGGAGACCCCGGCGCTCCGGGTGGCCCTCTACGGGCTGAACGCGCTGGGTTGGGTGGGTGTGCCCGTGGCCTCCTTCCTCATCGACCACTTCGACCTGTTCGGGCTCAAGCAGGCGTTCGCTGCGTGGCGCAAACGCAGCTTCTCCGCCAAGGGGTTCGTGACGCCGGTGCTCTACCGCCACTGCCGGCACCCGATGATGACGGCCCTGATGGTGGGGCTGTGGGCGGCCCCGGACCTCACGGTCGGTCACGCCGTGCTTTCCGCCGGCATGACGCTCTACATCGTCATCGGCGTGCACTTCGAAGAGCGCGCGCTGCGCCGCGAGCTGGGCGAGGCGTACGCGCAGTATCAGCAGCGCACGCCGAAGTTCGTTCCGCGCTTCGGTTCGCCGCGCGCCCAGACGCTGACGCCTGCAGCCCAGACGGACTGA
- a CDS encoding class I SAM-dependent methyltransferase, with protein MDLTTEIVSPPPNAAFIDCWSSVIAPKFERHREVLVEGACAHSDRVLAEHGPQPGQVVLDVGCGWADTSLALARAVGPTGQVIAQDCMPTFMARGQAQAQAQGLGQLRFAIGDAQVQRFGVPFDLIFSRFGTMFFGSPVAALRNLHAQLRPGGRLMMITWRRLEDNAWLYLAKQVARRYLPAPGEEAQTCGPGPLSMSDEAVVRAQLEAAGFVDIRFERSDAEMPMGATVAEALSMMMALGPAGEVIREAGALGERMRPVIEDELAAAVAGSWRPGLGVRMGSSAWAIHARRA; from the coding sequence ATGGACCTCACCACCGAGATTGTCAGCCCGCCCCCCAACGCCGCCTTCATCGACTGCTGGAGCAGCGTCATCGCCCCCAAGTTCGAGCGCCATCGCGAGGTGCTCGTCGAGGGGGCGTGCGCTCACAGCGACCGCGTCCTGGCCGAGCACGGCCCGCAGCCGGGGCAGGTCGTGCTGGACGTGGGCTGCGGCTGGGCGGACACCAGCCTCGCCCTCGCGCGGGCCGTCGGCCCCACGGGGCAGGTCATCGCTCAGGACTGCATGCCGACGTTCATGGCGCGCGGCCAGGCACAGGCGCAGGCGCAGGGCCTCGGTCAGCTGCGCTTCGCGATCGGTGACGCGCAGGTGCAGCGCTTCGGAGTGCCCTTCGACCTGATCTTCTCCCGCTTCGGCACGATGTTCTTCGGATCGCCCGTCGCCGCGCTGCGCAACCTCCACGCCCAGCTGCGCCCAGGCGGCCGACTGATGATGATCACCTGGCGCCGCCTGGAGGACAACGCCTGGCTGTACCTCGCGAAGCAGGTCGCTCGCCGCTACCTGCCCGCCCCCGGCGAGGAGGCCCAGACCTGCGGCCCAGGTCCGCTCTCCATGAGCGACGAGGCGGTCGTGCGCGCCCAGCTGGAGGCGGCCGGCTTCGTCGACATCCGCTTCGAGCGCAGTGACGCCGAGATGCCCATGGGGGCGACGGTGGCCGAGGCCCTCTCGATGATGATGGCGCTCGGACCCGCAGGTGAGGTGATTCGCGAGGCGGGCGCGCTCGGGGAGCGCATGCGCCCCGTCATCGAGGACGAGCTCGCCGCGGCGGTGGCGGGTTCGTGGCGGCCCGGGCTCGGGGTCCGCATGGGCTCGAGCGCCTGGGCCATCCACGCCCGCCGCGCCTGA
- a CDS encoding DUF4242 domain-containing protein, which yields MNTIVVERFHETPLDSEQLRTLENLVAQQDGEGRVQLRYAVLARDGSRSVSVYEAPEPALVRAAHDDAGVPWERVWQALILTGRGVSDLQQRRERVMVQRAMPDAATLDQYKALSAGAADCMRRHRASLLEAYLSEDGLFGLCHFEGIDAESVRRANLESQLPFTRAWSAAFHDDLGVA from the coding sequence ATGAACACCATCGTCGTCGAACGCTTTCACGAGACCCCGCTCGACAGCGAGCAGCTACGGACGCTCGAGAACTTGGTGGCCCAGCAGGACGGGGAGGGTCGTGTGCAGCTGCGCTACGCCGTGCTCGCGCGTGACGGGAGCCGCAGCGTCAGCGTGTACGAGGCGCCCGAGCCGGCGCTGGTCCGGGCCGCGCACGACGACGCGGGCGTGCCCTGGGAGCGCGTGTGGCAGGCGTTGATCCTCACGGGCCGGGGTGTGTCCGACCTCCAGCAGCGACGTGAGCGCGTGATGGTGCAACGTGCCATGCCCGATGCCGCCACCCTGGACCAATACAAGGCGCTGAGTGCGGGCGCAGCCGACTGCATGCGGCGGCACCGTGCCAGCCTGCTCGAGGCCTACCTCTCCGAGGACGGTCTCTTCGGGCTGTGCCACTTCGAGGGCATCGACGCCGAGAGCGTGCGACGCGCCAACCTCGAGAGCCAGCTGCCCTTCACGCGTGCCTGGTCGGCCGCGTTCCACGACGACCTCGGCGTCGCGTAG
- a CDS encoding AAA family ATPase yields MSILRELVARLGEQPEEALPHARAWAALDAYDLEARLATMRMAHAAGHEAEAEQYFSAGRRILAEVSDPRERQLVAAWAELRRSPAPTRRNTASAAERAEPAPVVTPAPTPVDRVGGGAPADGTTPRGARGAALSVSADHETSATSTSLPLVGRHRELSMLTAAVDEAKRQQQARILVMQGEPGIGKSRLVEALREHTQRSGGAVVYASAQEGEAGRPYGPWIDALRRVAHGADRDAGANGALEALLPDAHTDATDAGGRDRLLAGVADFVRGRAAREQVLLLAFDDVQWLDPASAELLHYVLRQCQDCRLVLLLAARRDELPDNVALARVIRSLGREGQLTTLPLERLDRAALEALLPDCPALWDRVYARSGGNPLFALQLARSTSATDEALPLSVTETVRERVLRIGPEAADVLRWAAVLGESFHSAQLESLIDLDPGALVSALELLEAQALLVADEDAGAFTFVHGVVRQAVYGDLSRARSRYMHRRVAELLRDQGRTDSAAVAELARHANLCGDAQLAADACARAGERCLRVFANRQAATLAQRGLRHARTLPDEQRVGATIRLMGVELRARRPEDRAPVKAELEALAQEALSLGQVPEARRAFWLLSYLFWEDGSGAAANRYMREAERISQSLEPRARVESMADSGRCLLLLEHDLGEGSALLFEADARAKVLEVDLANIQDGLGMIAQHQGDYTRAAECYEQAYTLAQLRGEHAMAFYATEHALMLEVERADLGRAARHLSRAEQLAPKLRDGSEAPYVVALAGLLRHLRGEVDPGALDDQLAPLRMADAKARLAFILSRAAQVDLSRGDLAHAIARATSALDLAEILERPSEIALSSRILQRAHAARGDTAEADRHAAEALRRGSRDVSHGVLDYLQRDGEGVPSAGPDQPPATTKKSRRARPREPRA; encoded by the coding sequence GTGAGCATCCTGCGCGAGCTCGTGGCGCGGCTGGGCGAGCAACCCGAAGAGGCGCTGCCGCATGCCCGCGCGTGGGCCGCCCTCGACGCCTACGACCTCGAGGCGCGTCTGGCGACGATGCGCATGGCGCACGCGGCCGGCCACGAGGCCGAGGCGGAGCAGTACTTCAGCGCGGGCCGCCGCATCCTGGCCGAGGTGAGCGATCCGCGTGAGCGCCAGCTGGTCGCGGCCTGGGCCGAGTTGCGCCGCAGCCCAGCGCCCACGCGTCGGAACACGGCGAGCGCCGCCGAGCGCGCGGAGCCGGCACCCGTGGTCACGCCCGCCCCGACACCCGTCGACCGCGTCGGAGGGGGTGCGCCCGCCGACGGGACCACGCCGCGTGGGGCTCGGGGAGCAGCGCTCTCCGTGAGCGCCGACCATGAGACCAGCGCCACGTCCACGTCGCTTCCGCTGGTGGGCCGCCATCGCGAGCTGAGCATGCTGACCGCCGCCGTGGACGAGGCCAAGCGCCAACAGCAGGCGCGCATCCTGGTGATGCAGGGAGAGCCAGGTATCGGCAAGAGCCGTCTGGTGGAGGCGCTCCGGGAGCACACGCAGCGCTCTGGCGGCGCCGTGGTCTACGCATCCGCTCAAGAGGGCGAAGCCGGGCGCCCATACGGGCCTTGGATCGACGCGCTGCGCCGCGTGGCCCACGGAGCCGACCGCGACGCAGGCGCGAACGGCGCGCTCGAAGCGTTGCTGCCGGACGCGCACACGGACGCCACCGATGCGGGCGGGCGTGACCGGCTCCTGGCGGGGGTCGCCGACTTCGTCCGTGGCAGGGCTGCGCGTGAGCAGGTGCTGCTGCTGGCGTTCGACGACGTGCAGTGGCTGGACCCCGCCAGCGCCGAGCTGCTGCACTACGTGCTCCGGCAGTGTCAGGACTGCCGCCTGGTGCTGCTGCTCGCTGCGCGCCGCGACGAGCTCCCCGACAACGTCGCGCTCGCGCGCGTGATCCGCAGCCTCGGCCGCGAGGGCCAGCTGACCACGTTGCCGCTCGAGCGACTGGACCGCGCGGCGCTCGAGGCGCTGCTGCCCGACTGCCCCGCGCTGTGGGACCGGGTGTACGCCCGCAGCGGCGGGAACCCCCTCTTCGCGCTGCAGCTGGCGCGCTCGACCAGCGCCACCGACGAGGCGCTTCCGCTGAGCGTCACGGAGACGGTCCGCGAGCGGGTCCTGCGCATCGGGCCCGAAGCGGCCGACGTGCTCCGTTGGGCGGCGGTGCTCGGCGAGAGCTTCCACAGCGCGCAACTGGAGAGCCTCATCGACCTGGACCCAGGCGCCCTGGTGTCCGCGCTCGAGCTGCTGGAGGCGCAGGCGCTGCTCGTGGCGGACGAGGACGCGGGGGCGTTCACCTTCGTGCACGGCGTGGTGCGTCAGGCGGTCTATGGTGACCTCTCGCGTGCTCGTAGCCGCTACATGCACCGCCGCGTGGCCGAGCTCCTCCGGGACCAAGGGCGCACGGACAGCGCGGCCGTCGCCGAGTTGGCGCGCCACGCCAACCTGTGTGGCGACGCGCAGCTGGCTGCCGATGCATGCGCGCGCGCGGGCGAGCGCTGCCTACGTGTGTTCGCGAATCGGCAGGCCGCCACGCTCGCCCAGCGCGGCCTCCGGCACGCGCGGACGCTCCCCGACGAGCAGCGCGTGGGCGCCACCATCCGACTGATGGGGGTGGAGCTGCGCGCACGACGCCCGGAGGATCGCGCGCCGGTGAAAGCCGAACTCGAAGCGCTGGCTCAGGAGGCGCTGAGCCTTGGCCAGGTGCCCGAGGCCCGGCGCGCCTTCTGGTTGCTGAGCTACCTGTTCTGGGAGGACGGCTCCGGCGCGGCGGCCAATCGCTACATGCGGGAGGCCGAGCGCATCAGCCAGTCGCTCGAGCCCCGGGCGCGGGTCGAGTCGATGGCGGACTCGGGGCGTTGCCTGCTGCTGCTGGAGCACGACCTGGGCGAAGGCAGCGCCCTGCTGTTCGAGGCCGACGCACGCGCAAAGGTGCTCGAGGTGGACCTGGCGAACATCCAGGACGGGCTCGGCATGATCGCGCAGCACCAGGGGGACTACACCCGGGCCGCTGAGTGCTACGAGCAGGCCTACACCCTCGCGCAGCTGCGCGGCGAGCACGCCATGGCGTTTTACGCGACCGAACACGCGCTCATGTTGGAGGTGGAGCGGGCGGACCTGGGCCGCGCGGCGCGACACCTCTCGCGCGCCGAGCAGCTCGCCCCCAAGCTGCGTGATGGCAGTGAAGCGCCCTATGTGGTGGCGCTGGCGGGGTTGCTGCGGCACCTGCGGGGCGAGGTCGACCCCGGTGCGCTCGACGACCAGCTCGCGCCCCTGCGCATGGCGGACGCCAAGGCGCGCCTGGCCTTCATCCTGTCCCGCGCGGCGCAGGTCGACCTGTCGCGCGGCGACCTCGCGCACGCCATCGCGCGGGCCACGAGCGCGCTCGACTTGGCGGAGATCCTCGAGCGCCCTAGCGAGATCGCGCTCTCCTCGAGGATCCTCCAGCGCGCACATGCCGCGCGCGGTGACACGGCCGAGGCGGATCGCCATGCTGCCGAAGCGTTGAGACGGGGCAGCCGTGATGTCTCGCACGGGGTGTTGGACTATCTCCAGCGCGACGGCGAGGGTGTCCCCAGCGCGGGCCCGGACCAGCCCCCCGCCACCACGAAGAAGAGCCGCCGCGCGCGGCCGAGGGAGCCGAGAGCATGA
- a CDS encoding DUF3556 domain-containing protein, which yields MKLMKPELPPYDPFEWERLPFRERAKLVCESWCMDGYGSPFVVYVAYLLKIAGYIALWFFFCGFTPGLGSTADLARWWADPVAFQKAILLTTMMEGLGMAGSSGPLTGRYLPPFGGFLYFLRPGTTKLALFPALPLLGGTRRTLFDVALYAGFLGLALTGLCSASIPGEVWLGLVVVVPLMGIADKTLFPAARSEHYWPTMLCFAFMPNWVAGAKAVQLAIWFWAGVSKCNAHFPTVVGVMTSNHPVVQAKWIRRRMYKDFPNDVRPAAPTIVLTHIGTLIELVMPMILAFAVGGWPLTLGLTLMVGLHLFIFSNMPMAVPLEWNVMAVYGAFALFYVHPDVSVFHMDSLPVAAVLFTTLVLVPLFGNLFPERFSFLVSMRYYAGNWPYTIWLFKGDSRKKMMQLTMSAPWVHDQLNKLYEPAVTHAILGKVLGFRLMHLQGRALSELLPKTVPNLADYEYYDGEIIAGLVLGWNFGDGHLHNERLLRIVQDTCGFEPGELRCLCVEAQPLGRPTMAYRIYDAATGLLEAGKVDVRAMQARQPWDAPADVAASAEATASGAA from the coding sequence ATGAAGCTGATGAAGCCCGAGCTGCCCCCGTACGACCCGTTCGAGTGGGAGCGCCTCCCGTTCCGTGAGCGGGCCAAGCTGGTGTGCGAGTCGTGGTGCATGGACGGCTACGGCTCGCCGTTCGTCGTGTACGTCGCTTACCTGCTGAAGATCGCGGGCTACATCGCGCTCTGGTTCTTCTTCTGCGGCTTCACCCCCGGGCTGGGCAGCACGGCCGACCTCGCCCGCTGGTGGGCCGACCCGGTCGCGTTCCAGAAGGCCATCCTGCTCACCACCATGATGGAGGGGCTCGGCATGGCAGGCTCGAGCGGGCCTCTCACGGGACGCTACCTGCCACCCTTTGGCGGTTTCCTCTACTTCCTGCGGCCGGGCACCACCAAGCTCGCCCTGTTCCCCGCGCTGCCCCTCCTCGGCGGCACGCGCCGCACGCTGTTCGACGTCGCGCTGTACGCGGGCTTCCTCGGGCTCGCGCTGACGGGCCTCTGCTCCGCCAGCATCCCGGGCGAGGTCTGGCTCGGGCTGGTGGTGGTGGTCCCGCTCATGGGCATCGCGGACAAGACGCTGTTCCCGGCGGCACGCTCGGAGCACTACTGGCCCACCATGCTGTGCTTCGCGTTCATGCCCAACTGGGTCGCGGGCGCCAAGGCCGTGCAGCTGGCCATCTGGTTCTGGGCGGGCGTGTCCAAGTGCAACGCGCACTTCCCCACCGTGGTGGGCGTCATGACTAGCAACCACCCCGTCGTGCAGGCCAAGTGGATCCGCCGCCGCATGTACAAGGACTTCCCCAACGACGTGCGCCCGGCCGCGCCCACCATCGTGCTCACCCACATCGGCACGCTGATCGAGCTGGTGATGCCCATGATCCTGGCCTTCGCGGTGGGGGGCTGGCCGCTCACGCTGGGACTCACGCTGATGGTCGGCCTGCACCTCTTCATCTTCAGCAACATGCCCATGGCGGTGCCCCTCGAGTGGAACGTCATGGCCGTGTATGGCGCCTTCGCGCTCTTCTACGTGCACCCCGACGTGAGCGTCTTCCACATGGACTCCCTGCCCGTGGCGGCGGTGCTGTTCACCACGCTCGTGCTGGTGCCCCTGTTCGGCAATCTGTTCCCGGAGCGCTTCTCGTTCCTGGTGTCCATGCGCTACTACGCGGGCAACTGGCCCTACACCATCTGGCTGTTCAAGGGCGACAGCCGCAAGAAGATGATGCAGCTCACCATGAGCGCGCCGTGGGTGCACGACCAGCTCAACAAGCTGTACGAGCCCGCCGTGACGCACGCCATCCTGGGCAAGGTGCTGGGCTTCCGCCTGATGCACCTGCAGGGGCGTGCCCTGTCCGAGCTGCTGCCCAAGACGGTGCCCAACCTCGCAGACTACGAATACTACGACGGCGAGATCATCGCGGGCCTGGTGCTGGGCTGGAACTTCGGGGACGGGCACCTGCACAACGAGCGCCTGCTCCGCATCGTGCAGGACACGTGCGGCTTCGAGCCCGGCGAGCTGCGCTGCCTGTGCGTGGAAGCGCAGCCGCTCGGCCGGCCCACCATGGCCTACCGCATCTACGACGCGGCCACCGGGCTCTTGGAGGCAGGCAAGGTGGACGTGCGCGCCATGCAGGCGCGTCAGCCTTGGGATGCACCCGCGGACGTCGCCGCCTCCGCCGAGGCCACAGCGAGCGGGGCAGCATGA